The stretch of DNA AATTATGTTTGAGAAACACCTTCACTTATTTTCATAGTGGGGCAATAAAAGCACAAATGTTTCCTATGAACCACAGGTGGAttatgtgtgagagagaactgaTATTGCAACCATTTTCAGTTATTCCCAAGAAAATCCATTAGAAAGTCTGGGAGATTCTAAGAAAGAGTAAGAGATCTGTAGGGGATGCACCACCCAGAACCAGGGGCTATGAGGGGAAACagtcacagaagaaaatatactttAGCTGTATCACAGAGGATTTTTGGGAAGGCAGTCTAGTATGGAAATCTCTCAATATCCTCTGGCCTGGAAGTGATAACATAAGAATGAATTAGTTTTAACCATCATCCAGGTGGAGAGAAGTCAAACCTCTTCAATATGGTAGCAACCAAAGAAGCATATTATTGTCACCCCTTTTTCACTCTTGCTCCTATGCCCCATCACCACAAAGGTGGGTACAATAAATACAACTAGACttcagaaaaatgagaaaaaagacaATATGCCATTCTGACAACTTTCTGGATCTCAGATTCTTGCTTGGCAGAAAGAAGTGATAAAAAGGGTTGGTTTTTATTAGTGAGGGATTGATCActcaaaagtaaaaagaaatatgtatgttGGATGGAACAAGTAAATATTTCTGTGAATTAAAAAATAcgtatatttttttcatctggTATTTTATCTCCAAGTGTTCTAGATTCCCAGTCTCCAAGAGGCCACAATTCATCTCATCATTCCCAAGTCCttagaaaaaaatcaggaaataaacTAGTTTTTACAggatttttagatattttattttttgttagtgtAGGTATATTCCGGGGTCCGTACCCTGCCATTCCTGTTGACGTTagtttagagcaggggtgggaaaccttttttctgccaagagccatttggatatttataacatcatttgtgggtcatacaaaattatcaacttaaaaattagcctgctatatttggtcaaacatttaattaactcacccttaatgccttggcagggccagaccaaatgattttgtgggccttttATGGCCTGTGGCCCAGACAGTCCTCACCCTGGCTTAGAATAATTAGTTTTAACACAAATTATAGTGTACTTCATTGCTTTTGAGAAATGCTTCAAAGTTCTATTTTCATTTCAGTGATCTGAAATTATAAGCATTTCCTGGGTCATCATAACAATTTCCTTATAATGGAGATCCAAATATCTACTAATTGTGAGCTTGGAACAGTCCAGttccaatctatactaataaaagggtaatatgctaattagatcagacatcttccagacatctttccagataaagccacggtagtgggggctgaggcagtcagttaggggcaatcaggcaggcaggggagcagttagggagagatcaggcaggcaggcagagtggttaggggctatcaggcaggcaggaaggtgagcagttaggagccagtggtcccagattgcaagagggatgtctgactgccggtagtcaaacatcccctgaggggtcctggattggagagggtgcaggcctggcatgaatttcgtgcactgggcatctagtagatataaataaaaatacattccagAGCAATCTTAGtcatcatgttttgttttgttttcatgtacTTTTGAGATATTTTATGAGGATTATTAATTTAATCTACCATGTATTTCAAAGAAACATTGAAAGTGGTCATAAGAAAATGGGGAAATATTTGCATGTTTGGCTATCAATGTTTTCCAGTGGGGgtacttttaacattttgagtAGGGCAGTTCTTCGTTGGGCAGGATGTCTTGTGCATTTCAAGCCATTCAGCAGCACTGGCCACTGGCCACTAAATGCTGATAGCAGATTCATTGGATTAACCACAAATTCATTGGATTAACCACAAATGCTCTCACACCTTCTTAAACTGCTGGTAGCAGATTCATTGGATTAACCACAAATTCATTCATTGGATTAACCACAAATGCTCTCACGCCTTCTTAAACTCcattggaaatttaaaataccTGGAGAAGTTCACCGACagtgttttaatttatttggttAGCTTAAGATATTTTGGGAGAAGGCTAAGAGTTCTAGTACTTACATACAAATtaagtgtgattttttaaaaaggcaaaagaagCATATGTGTAAAATTTGCCTCAAGTGCAAAATTTGAGACATTTCAAAAATTCAATaattaaagcaaatattaaagattaatttttaattaagatgAACTCAGTGCACCCTTTtaccaaattaaaattaatacaaaaatatatgattgacaaaataaaatgtaaataaagataGAAACTGATCCTGTATCTGCACAACTCAGCCTTCTCACCCTAATCCTGCCTAATTCCTTAACAGTCTTCCTAAGGCATTTTGTATCCTTTTTCTCTGGCATCTTCATGGGTTTATTCTTtgcctttggttttctttttatccttagtTATGATGTGTGTAggtgcatttctttttttcaaatttatctttctttcagtttgtttaacTTGTTTCTTGATCCTGTAAATTGATGCTTTTAACCAAATTTGAGAAATGTtgagtttttatgtttttacatgAATTGTGTGCCCCACTCATTataaccatttttcttttatgtaatgaACATACTTATGATAACTGCTTCTacatatttttttggttaatttcagTATCTATGCTTTCTTGTGATCTGTTTCTTATGACCCTTTCTTGACATGATGCTCTTTTGTTTACTTCATGTGtttagtaatttttctttttctctctctcttttctttttgtacttGACACCATCAggactatttttcttttcttttttaaaaatttaataaatctttattgttcagattattacaattgtttctcctcccccccatagctcccctccacccagttcccaccccaccctctacccttacctcccccccactcatccataggtgtacgatttttgtccagtctctttctgtacccccacacccctttccccctgagaattatcaatccactcccattctatgcccctgattctattatattcaccagtttattctgttcctcagatgtttaattcacttgatttttaaattcacttgttgctagatatgtatttgttattcataatttttatctttacttttttcttcttcctcttcttaaagaatacctttcagcatttaatataatactggtttggtgttgatgaactcctttatctttttcttattttgaagctctttatctgaccttcaattctgaatgataactttgctggatagagtaatcttggttgtaggttcttgctattcatcactttgaatatttcttgccactcccattggcttgcatagtttctgttgagaaatcagctgactatcgtatgggtgctcctttgtaggtaattaactgtttggggttctgtgtgcttcctgggcttgtaagtctatttctttcaccaggtgggggaagttttcagtcattatttcttcaaataggttttcagtatctttttttttttttttacattttaaaaatccatttattgGTCTACTTTGTAAAAggatttacagagaggaaattaGTGAgcagtctttatttatttatttatttatttattttttatttattttttattgaggtattatatggttttcagtatcttgctctctctcttcttctgacacccccataattctgatgttggttcgcttgaagttgtcccagaggcttcttacactatcttcaaatttttggattcttttttctttttgctttcctggttgagtgttttttgcttctttgtatttcaaatctttgacttgattcttgtattcctctagtctgctattgggtctctgtataataatttttatttcagtcagtgtatgtttaatttctagttggtcctttttcatatccttgagggtctcgctaaatttattgaccttttctaggaaattcttgaaaaaccttataactgtggttttgaactctatatccagtcgtttgttttcctccatttctttcgtttgtgatctgtttctttgtctctgcattttcactgcttccctgagttggtagggtggctttgtgtgctaggtgtcctatatggcccaatgggtcggcctccccagttacctgaggtgtacacacttggtgcacccctttgtggtctgtgtgtacagccttgttgtagttaagtcttgattgtttttggtgtcactgggaggaattgacctccaggccaattggctgtgaggacctgctgtgtctataatggaagaactgctatactggagacacacttatggggcaggacttgtttcagtggggctttggtgctcactgagtctgcctcttgagtgtgtcacttatggatgtgagtagttgaaatctggtgttttctcacactgaccactagatacactagcttctggatctccaatggggtgcaggtcagctactgtctgaggccacccagcaggagctacagtgagaactacagttttctcttctttgcttggAGTTTGGAGGTTTTAGAGCtctctgaccagagctgcagtttgttaggttaagctgagatagggcaggccatttatatgctaAAGCCACTGCGTGGAagttgggtgggtttgtagattgtgcggggcggggtctcagggagtcactaggctagggcatggcaaacagctatggctgccagtcagctgtctctgcatctctgcatttccaagtccccatgtcttgcgccccagtgcagtaaacaatgattgctgggtgcacctctacAAGAAaatcaccctcactttccgacctgaagGCAGATAAtacagcttctccctgtaggagtttgggtccccagcgtctccccagaaactggtgttcagagtaatcgggagcttgtctccctctgggttgaaaaaagcagcgcacccagttgcctgccgccagcccgatttgtgcacctctgtacctcagcttttcagcgcttgtgcacgtttcaatgttcttttctctttccttctagttgtagaacttccactcagccagctttcccatggttctgggtgatagacgttttgtcttttagttgtagttttgaaattgttgcacgaggcagcagtttaggtgtttacctatgctgccatcttggtttccactGTGTTTAGTAATTTTTCAATGTTTACTGGAAATTTTGAAAGATTCATTTagtataaagtatattttagttttaaaggtGCTGAGTTTTGTTCTGGTAGATAGTTAAATTACTGGCAGATCCTTTTTAATCTTTCagattttggagaggaaaggaTATTCATGTTGCATGTACAGGATGAGCAGATCTTATATCCAATGATTAGGGAGAACAGTGCTTATCATGGGGAACACATTCCTCTATTGAGTATATTTCCCAGAGCCCCTTTCATATCCCGATTCCTCAGACTGTAGATAAAAGGATTTAGCATGGGAGTGACCAGGGTGTACAGTACAGCCACAATGACATCCTTATTGGTAGAGTTGTTGGATGAAGGAAAAAAGTACAGCCCAATAATTGTTCCATAGTACAGAGACACCACAGAGAGGTGGGAGCCACATGTGGACAAGGCTttgcagatgcccttggtggaGGGGACTTTCAGGATGGTGGCCCCAATGCGGCCATAAGAAACCAGGATGCATATGAATGGCACAGTAATGACCACCACTCCCACGGTGAGGATAAGCAGCTCATTGACTGTGGTGTCTGAGCTGGACAGCTTCAGTAAGGTGGAGAGATCACAGAAGAAGTGCGAGAG from Eptesicus fuscus isolate TK198812 chromosome 15, DD_ASM_mEF_20220401, whole genome shotgun sequence encodes:
- the LOC129151581 gene encoding olfactory receptor 50-like, producing MYFFLSHLAFTDISFSSVTAPKMLMNMHTQDQSISYAGCISQVYFFLFWGDLDSLLLTSMAYDRYVAICHPLHYTTIMSHSLCVLLVIVSWVQSCASALLHTLFLARLSFCGDNTLSHFFCDLSTLLKLSSSDTTVNELLILTVGVVVITVPFICILVSYGRIGATILKVPSTKGICKALSTCGSHLSVVSLYYGTIIGLYFFPSSNNSTNKDVIVAVLYTLVTPMLNPFIYSLRNRDMKGALGNILNRGMCSP